The following are encoded together in the Balearica regulorum gibbericeps isolate bBalReg1 chromosome 31, bBalReg1.pri, whole genome shotgun sequence genome:
- the LOC142598838 gene encoding antigen WC1.1-like yields MSDAAVVCKQLGCGSAVQAHWNAHFGPGSGPIWMSDVECRGTESALSDCKITGRNKRYCVHSRDAGVTCSGFVQLVGGDSPCSGRVEIRDGNQWKTVCDSDFGPKAADVICGELQCGVALSMPGAAHFGKGVGSIWDRELQCLGNESLLASCPRGPSRDQPCTHANDAGVTCTKYTGFRLVNGSTDCDGRVEVQVLGTWGTLCASRWDLLDAHVLCRHLNCGFAESIPGGGHFGRGTGPTWRESFHCDGTEGHLGQCPVTALGASPCSQENVAAVICSGSASSASLRLVGGGSRCDGRVEIFQRGTWGRVLDDEWDMQEASVVCRQLRCGEAETAYNPPKPERGTGPVGLRGVRCAGREDNLTLCNTSVPESMLSARIAEDVGVICWGSRQVRLVNGSGRCAGRVEIYYRGSWGTVCDDGWDLPDATIVCHQLGCGGAVEAVGSARFGEGSGQIWLESVNCSGAEAALWDCPAGSWGKHDCGHKEDAGVVCSEFVALRLENSTTCSGRLQVFYNGTWGSVCSNSMTPKTVSLACKELGCGDAKSLERYPTSGRLTGPAWLDRVECGERNSSFWQCPSAPWDPESCDDLRDETHLTCNGRQPETPPALGATCPNSTSCTDREKIRAVGGENGCSGRVEVWHRGSWGTVCDDSWDMQDAEVACRQLGCGPAVSALGKAAFGEGTGPIWLEQVECQGTEPSLQDCWARPGDSGACRHKEDAAVNCSAAPRTAAPTPKADPTRGRPTGSGRVSLPVIICIILGALLCLLLALLAGQAWSARAGRRGSERAWEPFPEALYEEIGYSPAWEKQARFSSSGSYSEGSLTKVQPQTGDGEEEDGPGSAPDMLVLPRGDPADGYDDAREVSDPGEDPASGQGDWEMPRAPEEGAGPRDAPGGPKLCSQRSAGAPGAEGDAWSLSPESTGYDDAEEVSLAHPPEDTKAVTPKLSAQQSLGPGPGQPVPAVQLGAARREERSVQLGEP; encoded by the exons ATGTCTGATGCTGCAGTGGTTTGcaagcagctgggctgtgggtcTGCTGTTCAAGCACATTGGAATGCACACTTTGGGCCAGGATCTGGCCCCATTTGGATGTCTGATGTTGAGTGTCGTGGCACTGAGTCTGCCCTCTCTGACTGCAAAATCACAGGAAGGAATAAACGGTACTGTGTTCATTCTCGGGATGCTGGAGTGACATGTTCAG GATTTGTCCAGCTGGTTGGAGGGGACAGCCCCTGCTCAGGACGAGTGGAGATCCGTGACGGGAACCAGTGGAAAACTGTCTGTGACTCAGACTTTGGTCCCAAAGCTGCTGACGTGATCTGTGGGGAGCTGCAGTGCGGCGTAGCCCTGTCCATGCCTGGGGCAGCTCATTTTGGAAAAGGTGTTGGTTCCATCTGGGACAGAGAGCTGCAGTGTTTGGGGAATGAATCCCTTCTCGCCTCCTGCCCAAGAGGGCCCTCCAGGGACCAGCCCTGCACCCACGCCAACGATGCTGGTGTCACCTGCACAA AGTACACAGGGTTCAGGCTGGTGAATGGCAGCACAGACTGTGATGGGAGGGTGGAGGTCCAGGTCCTGGGGACCTGGGGCACCCTCTGTGCTTCCCGTTGGGACCTCTTGGACGCCCATGTTCTCTGTCGCCACCTCAACTGTGGGTTTGCTGAGTCCATTCCTGGAGGAGGGCATTTTGGGAGAGGCACGGGCCCCACCTGGAGAGAGTCATTCCACTGTGATGGGACTGAAGGCCACCTGGGACAGTGCCCAGTGACTGCCCTGGGAGCCTCACCATGCTCCCAGGAGAATGTCGCTGCTGTCATTTGCTCAG GCTCAGCCAGCTCTGCATCCCTGCGGCTGGTGGGTGGAGGGAGCCGGTGTGACGGGCGAGTGGAGATCTTCCAGCGCGGGACATGGGGCAGAGTCCTGGATGACGAGTGGGACATGCAGGAGGCCAGCGTGGTGTGCCGGCAGCTGCGGTGCGGAGAGGCAGAGACAGCCTACAACCCCCCGAAGCCTGAGAGAGGGACAGGTCCCGTGGGGCTGCGAGGGGTGCGGTGCGCAGGGCGTGAGGACAACCTGACCCTCTGCAACACCTCCGTGCCCGAGAGCATGCTGTCAGCAAGGATTGCAGAGGACGTGGGGGTCATTTGCTGGG GGAGCCGGCAGGTCCGGCTGGTGAACGGGTCCGGGCGCTGTGCTGGGAGAGTGGAGATCTACTACCGGGGCAGCTGGGGGACCGTCTGCGATGATGGCTGGGACCTGCCCGATGCCACCATCGTTTGCCACCAGCTGGGCTGCGGAGGGGCGGTGGAGGCGGTTGGCTCTGCTCGGTTTGGGGAAGGCTCCGGGCAGATCTGGCTGGAGAGCGTGAACTGCTCCGGGGCCGAAGCTGCTCTCTGGGACTGCCCGGCAGGGTCCTGGGGGAAGCACGACTGCGGGCACAAAGAGGACGCAGGAGTCGTCTGCTCAG AGTTCGTGGCCCTGAGGCTGGAGAACAGCACCACCTGCTCCGGGCGCCTGCAGGTTTTCTATAACGGGACATGGGGGAGCGTTTGCTCCAACTCAATGACTCCCAAAACGGTGTCGCTGGCCTGTAAGGAGCTGGGCTGCGGGGATGCAAAATCCTTGGAACGATACCCGACCTCTGGCAGGCTGACTGGCCCCGCCTGGCTGGATCGCGTGGAGTGTGGGGAGAGAAACAGCTCCTTCTGGCAGTGTCCCTCCGCTCCCTGGGACCCAGAGTCCTGCGATGACCTGCGAGATGAGACCCACCTCACCTGCAATG gGAGACAGCCAGAAACGCCCCCGGCCCTGGGGGCCACGTGCCCAAACTCCACGAGCTGCACAG ACAGGGAGAAGATTCGTGCCGTGGGAGGCGAGAATGGGTGCTCGGGCAGAGTGGAGGTGTGGCACCGTGGCTCCTGGGGGACGGTGTGCGACGACTCCTGGGACATGCAGGATGCCGAGGTGgcatgcaggcagctgggctgtggcccCGCAGTGTCTGCCCTGGGCAAGGCTGCCTTTGGGGAGGGGACGGGCCCCAtctggctggagcaggtggagtgCCAGGGGACAGAGCCGTCTCTGCAGGACTGCTGGGCCCGGCCTGGGGACAGCGGTGCCTGCCGGCATAAGGAGGACGCTGCCGTGAACTGCTCGG ctgcacccAGGACGGCAGCACCAACCCCCAAAGCAG ATCCCACCCGGGGCCGTCCAACAGGCAGCGGGAGAGTCTCATTGCCCGTCATCATCTGCATCATCCTGGGAGCccttctctgcctgctcctggcccTCCTGGCCGGGCAAGCGTGGAGCGCTAGGGCTGGGCGCAGAG GCTCCGAGAGAGCTTGGGAGCCCTTCCCTGAGGCCCTGTACGAGGAGATCGGTTATAGCCCAGCGTGGGAGAAGCAGGCGAGGTTCAGCAGCTCAG GCTCCTATTCAGAGGGGTCCCTGACCAAGGTGCAGCCCCAGACCGGGGAcggtgaggaggaggatggtccGGGGTCAGCCCCAG aCATGCTTGTCTTGCCCAGAGGTGACCCAGCGGATGGCTATGATGATGCCAGGGAGGTTTCTGACCCTGGGGAGGATCCTGCCTCTGGTCAGGGAGACTGGGAAATGCCCAGGGCcccagaggagggagcagggcccAGGGATGCACCTGGAG ggccAAAGCTGTGCTCCCAGAGAAGTGCTGGGGCCCCTGGAGCTGAGGGAGATGCCTGGTCCCTGTCCCCGGAGAGCACAGGCTATGACGATGCTGAGGAGGTGTCTCTGGCACATCCCCCTGAGGACACCAAGGCTGTGACACCAAAGCTCAGTGCCCAACAGTCCCTGGGCCCTGGGCCAGGACAGCCCGTCCCTGCCGTGCAGCTGGGTGCagccaggagggaggagaggtctgtgcagctgggagagcCGTGA